The sequence GCAGGTCCCGCTCCTCCCAGACGCCGAGCTCCTCGTCGACCTCGACGTCATCGCGCCCCGGCAGCAGTCGCCGGCACTTGAGCTCTATGAGGGTCGCCGCGATGAGGGCGAACTCGGTCGCCACGTCGAGGTCCAGGACCTCCATGCGCTCGAGCTCGGCCAGGTAGGCGTCGATGATCTGGCTGATGCGGACCTCGTACAGGTCGACCTGCTGGGACGTGATGAGGTGCAGGAGCAGGTCGAACGGGCCCTCGAACACCGTTGTGCGGACCTCGTAGGGCACGGAACGACACTACCGACATCCGGGAGGGAGACCGCGCATGGTGCCGGTAGCATCGCCCCTCATGACACGGGTCCTCTCGGGCGTACAGCCCACCGGTGACATGCACCTCGGTGGCTACCTGGGAGCGGTTCGGCAGTGGGTCACCGACCAGCACGACCACGACGCCTTCTACCTCATCGTGGACCTCCACGCCCTCACGGTGGACCACGACCCCGCGGAGCTCCGCCGGCGGACCCTCGACGTGGCTGCCATGCTCCTGGCGTCCGGTCTGGACCCCGACGTCTGCACCCTCTTCGTGCAGAGCCACGTGCCCCAGCACACCCAGCTGACCTGGCTGCTCGAGTGCACGGCCACGGTAGGTGAATTGCGGCGTATGACCCAGTTCAAGGACAAGGGTGGCGCCCAGGAGTCGGTCCGGGCCAGCCTGCTGACCTACCCCGTGCTCCAGGCGGCCGACATCCTCCTCTACGACGCCAACCGGGTCCCGGTGGGCGACGACCAGCGCCAGCACGTCGAGCTGACCCGCGACCTGGCCAACCGGTTCAACCACCGCTACGGACCCACCTTCACGGTGCCCGAGGCGGCCATCCCCCGAGTGGCCGCCCGGGTGATGGACCTCCAGGAGCCGACCCGCAAGATGTCCAAGTCGGTGGAATCACCCCAGGGGACGATCTATATCGTCGACGACCCCGCCGACATCGAGCGCAAGGTGAAGCGGGCCGTGACCGACAGCGGCGCCGACGTCGTCTACGACCCGGCGGCCAAGCCCGGAGTCTCCAACCTGCTCGAGCTGCTGGGCGCGGCCACTGGTCGCAGCCCCCAGGAGGCCGCCCAGGGCTACTCCACCTACGGCCCCCTGAAGGCCGACGTCGCTGCCGCTCTCATCGAGCTGTTGCGCCCCGTCCGAGAGCGCCACGCCAAGCTGGCGGCTGACCCCGGTGCCGTCGAGGCCATCCTGGACAACGGGTCGGCCAAGGCCGAGCTGGTGGCGTCGGCGACCTACGCCCGTGCCTCGGACGCCATCGGCCTGCTGCCGCGCCGGGGCGCTGACAAGTAGTCAGCCGAGCCGCCGGGTCAGTCGTCGTCGGCCGCCTTCAGGGCCTTGGCGAGGGGGTCCGGCAGGTGCCAGCGATCGGTCGGTAGATGATGCTCAGCCGCCCAGCGGACGGTCAGCGGGTCGCTCCCCGCCCGCTCGAGCAGCTCGGCTCCGATCCGTGAGTGGTCCAGGTACCGGCCGACACGGCGGAGCGGGCCTCGCCCGCGGGCCCAGTGCTCGGCCCGCCGATGCCCCGAGACCATCCCGAGCGCCGTGGCCGGCACCCGGCCGAGCGTTCCCAGGCCCGCCTCGACCTTGCCCACGTCGTGCAGCAGCGCCGCGGCCCGCACCCCGGGGGTGGCTGCGCCGGGTCCCAGGGCGGCGACGACCCGGTGTGCCACCCCCACGGCGTGGCGACGGTCGGGTCCGCTCATCCGCCTCCACAGGGCGAGCTCCGGGTCGCTCAGGATCTCTCTGACCCACTTCTCGGCCTCCGGGTCGGGGCCGGCAGGCGAGAGGGCCCCCGCGAACCGTCGGGCGAGGTGGCCCACGGGCGCGCTCCGGCGGGACGAGGCCAGGGTCAACCCAGGAGGTGGGACCACAGGTTGAGGGCCGGGTCGAAGATCCGGCTGAGCACCTGCGGGGCGAGCAGGACGAGGATCAGCACCAGCGGCAGCGAGAACTGCCGAATGCGCAGATATCCCGGCCACCAGCTCCTCGGGAGGATCCGCTCGACCACGGCGGAGCCGTCCAACGGGGGGATGGGGATGAGGTTGAACACGGCCAGGATCACGTTGGCGAACCCGAGGATGAGCAGCACCTTGGGGAGGGTCTGCTGGGGGAACCCGTGGGAGTCGAGGAGGATCGGCGTCGACCCCACGACCACCCGGTAGGCAAGGGCCGCCGCCACGGCCAGCACGATGTTGACCGCCGGCCCCACCAGGCTCACCAGCAGGCTCTCGTTGCGCGGGTGGCGGAGCCGACCCGGGTTGACCGGCACCGGCTTGGCGTAGCCGATGGCGCCGAACCCGACGAGCAGCATCAGGGCGGGCAGGATGACGGTCCCGAAGGGGTCGACGTGGGACAGCGGGTTGAGCGTCAGTCGCCCCGCCCGTTTGGCGGTGTCGTCCCCGAAGGCCAACGCCAGGGCCCCGTGGGACACCTCATGGAGGATGATCGACGGGATCAGCACGGCCAAGAAGACCAGGGTGTCCACCGAGAGCACGTGGCGGCTCAGCACCACGTAGACGAGGACGATGAGGAGGAGGACGGCGATGCCCTGGTACTGCCGGGCCCCTCGGTTCACCGACGCCAACGGGATCCGGTCCTCAGCGGTTGGATGCGCAGTCGATGCACAGTCGAGCGGCAGGCATGGCCTCGAGGCGCGCCGCGGCGATGGGCTTGCCACACGACTCGCACCGCCCGTAGGTGTCCTGGCTCAGCTTGTCCAGGGCGTGCTCCACCTCGGCCAGCGCCTCCCTCAGCTGGAGGGCGAGGGTCTCGGCCTCGCCCCGCTCGGCCGTGACCTGGCTCGAATCGGCGAAATTGGCATCGTAGGAGAGGCCGCCGCCGTCACCGAAGCCCAGCTCAGCGAGCTTGTCGCGCAGCTGGGCGCGCTCCTCCTCCAAGAGGGCACGGTAATCGACGGTGGGGGCATCGTTCGACACAGGAGGTCAAGGTTACCGCCCCTGGGTCGGACCAGCGCGCGGATGAGCACGGTCGTAGGCCTGTCGGAGTCGGTCGGCAGAGACCCTGGTGTAGACCTGGGTCGTCGAGATGGAGGCGTGGCCCAGCATCTCCTGGACGACCCGGATGTCGGCGCCGTGGTCCAGCATGTGGGTGGCGCAGGAGTGGCGCAGGACGTGGGGGCTCAGGCGGGCCCCGAGGCCCACCCGCTCGCCGTGGAGACGGACGATCGCCCACGCCCCCTGTCTCGTCAGGCGGCCGCCCCGCAGGTTGAGGAACACCGCCTCGGCGTCGTGGCGACGGGCCCACCGACGCGGGACGAGGGCGCCGCGGCCCGATGGTTCGAGCCACTCGGCCAGTGCCCGCCGGGAACAGCGGCCCACCGGGACCAGCCGTTCTTTCGACCCCTTTCCGAAGGCGCGCAGCGTGCCGTCCTGGAGCGCCAGGTCCGACAGCGACAGGCCGACCAGCTCGGAGATCCGCAGCCCCGTGCCGTAGAGGACCTCGAGGATGGCCCGGTCCCGGCGGGCCGGCGGGTCGTTGCCGACCACCGCCCCGAGGAGGGCGCCGATCTCGTCCTCGGTCAGGGCCTTGGGCAGACCGAGGGGCACCGGCGCCCGCTCGACGTCGCCGGTCGGGTCGGCCCCGGTGTGGCCCTCGTCGAGGCAGAAGCGGTGGAACCCGCGCACGGCGGCGAGGGCCCTGGCCACCGAGGCCGGCTTGCGGCCGCTGGCTCGCAGAAAGACCAGATAGTCCTGCACCACCTTCTCGCCCACCTCGCCGAGCGGCGCCTGCCGGGCCCGCAGGAAGGCCTCGTAGGCGAGGAGGTCCCGCCGGTAGGCGGACAGGGTGTTGGCTGCCCGGCCCCGCTCCACGGCGAGCCAGGAGAGGAACTCCTCGGCGCTCCGGCTGAGCTCGGTCTCCTCGATCGGCAGGGAGTCGGCGGTCACGGTGACGATCACTGGACCAGGGTCTGGCGGGCGAGGCACAGGCCGATGATCGTCTTGGCGTCGCAGATGGCGCCTGACGTGATCAGCTCCGGTATCTCGGCGAGCCCCACGCTGACCACCGTCATCTGGCGCTCCTCGACCCCCTGGCGATCGAGCCGACCGGGCGTCAGCTCGGACGCCAGGTACACGATCGAGTGCTCGTCGCTGAAACCGGGCGAGTTGTAGAAGTGCGCCAGGCGTTCCAGCCGACCGGGGCGCAGTCCGATCTCCTCCTCCAGCTCGCGCCGGGCCGTGGCTTCCGGCGACTCGCCCGACACGTCCCGCTTGCCGGCGGGGAGCTCGAGCAGCTCGGTCCCGACCGCGGCCCGGAACTGGCGAACGAGGAGGACCGTCGTGCCCTCCTCGACGATGGGCACCATCGACACCGCGCCCGGGTGGTGGACGATCTCCCGCTCGAAGGTGTCGCCATCGGGACCCGAGAAGCTGGCCGTCGCCACCGAGATGAGCTCGCCCTGATAGCGCAGCTGCTCGTCGAGCCGGCGGAACGGCGGCCCCGACGGCTCAGTTGACGACATCGAGGTCGAGCAGGCGGGGTGCCCGTCCTCGGGCCCGGGACAGCGCCGCCCCCACCAGCTCGCGAAAGAGAGGATGGGGCCGGTCCGGCCTGCTCTTGAACTCCGGGTGGGCCTGGGTCCCCACCCAGAACGGATGGCCGGGGAGCTCGACGAACTCGACCAGCCGGTCATCCGGCGACGTGCCCGAGCAGAGCAGGCCGGCCTCCTCGAGCCGCATCCGATAGCGGGGATTTACCTCGTAGCGGTGGCGGTGGCGCTCGGACACCACGGGCTCACCGTAGGCCGCCGCCACCTGGGAACCGGGCAGGAGGCGGGCGACGTAGGAGCCCAGCCGCATCGTCCCGCCGAGGTCGGTCACCTCGGCCTGCTCGTCCATCAGGTCGATGACGGGGTGCGGCGTGCAGCTGTCGATCTCCCGGGAGTTGGCCCCGGCCAGGAGGGCCACGTTGCGGGACAGCTCGATGACCATGGCCTGGAGACCGAGGCACAGCCCGAGGCAGGGGATGCGGTGCTCCCGTGCGTACCCCGCGGCCGCCACCTTGCCCTCGACGCCCCGCTCGCCGAAGCCGCCGGGGATCACGATGCCGTCGAGGTCCCGCAGCCGGCCGTCGGCCAGCATGCCGGTGACCTCCTCGGCCTGGACCCACTCGATCTCGACCTTGGCCCGGTGGTGGAAGCCGGCATGGCGCAGGGCCTCGACCACCGACAGGTAGGCGTCGGGAAGGTTGACGTACTTGCCGATCAGGCCGATGCGCACCGACGTCGTGGCGGCCTCGATGCGGTCCACCATGGCTTCCCACGGCGAGAGGTCGACGGCGTGCTCGGGCCCGTCGAAGTGGAGGAGCCGGCACACGTAGTCGTCCAAGCCCTCCGCATGGAGCACGAGCGGGATCTCGTAGATGTTCTCGGCGTCCACCGCCGAGGCGACGCCCTCCATGGGGACGTCACAGAGCATGGAGATCTTGCGCTTGAGGCCCTCGGAGATGGGCTGATCGCTGCGGCACACGATGACGTCGGGCTGGATGCCCCGGCTGCGGAGCTCGGTGACCGAGTGCTGGGTGGGCTTGGTCTTCTGCTCCCCCGACGGGCCGATGTAGGGGACCAGCGTGAGATGGACGTAGCACACGTTGTCCCGCCCCACGTCCTTGCGGAACTGCCGGACGGCCTCGAGGAACGGAAGGATCTCGATGTCGCCGACCGTGCCGCCGACCTCGGTGATGACCACGTCGACGTCGTCGGCGGCCAGGTTGGTGATGCGGTCCTTGATCTCGTCGGTGACGTGGGGGATCACCTGCACGGTCTTGCCGAGGAAGTCGCCCCGGCGCTCCTTGGCGATCACCGAGGAGTAGATGGAGCCGGTGGTGGAGTTCGAGTTGCGGCGGAGGTTCTCGTCGACGAACCGCTCGTAATGGCCGAGGTCGAGGTCGGTCTCGCCGCCGTCGTCGGTGACGAACACCTCGCCGTGCTCGAAGGGGTTCATGGTGCCGGGATCGACGTTGATGTAGGGGTCGAGCTTCTGCATGGTGACCCGCAGACCCCGGGCCTTCAGGAGCCGGCCGAGCGAGGAGGCGGTCAGACCCTTGCCGAGCGAGCTGGCAACACCGCCGGTCACGAATATGTGCTTCGCCACAGCGTCCCTCGTAGCGCTTTCTCCTCGGGTCTACCCGAGCCACGGTACCCCACCTCGACGGCCTAGAAGGCGATGCCGCTGGGCTGGACAGCAGCCTGATCCAGGGCGGCGGATGGTCACGCTGTTCCACATTTCGTCGAAGCCGTGGGATGTCTAGCGGCCCCGCTCGCGGGCCGCGGCCGTCAGCAGCTCCTCGGCGTGATGCCTCCCGGTGGCGCTCTCGGGCAGCCCAGAGAGCATGCGGGACAGCTCGACGACCCGGCCGGCGTCGTCCAGCGGCGCGACCTCCGCCACCGTCCGGCCGCCCCGCTCCCGCTTGCGCACGGCGACCTGGTGGTCGGCGAAGGCCGCCACCTGGGGGAGGTGGGTGACGACGAGCACCTGGTGATGGCCGCCGAGGGAAGCCAGCGCCCGCCCGACGGCGAGCGCCGCCTCGCCGCCGACGCCGGCGTCGACCTCGTCGAAGACCAGCGTCGGGGGCGCCTCCGACAGGACCAGGCGCGTTGCCAGCATGGCCCGGGAGAGCTCGCCCCCCGAGGCCACCTTGGCCAGCGGCAGCGCCGGCTCCCCGGGGTTGGCGCCCAGCAGGAAGGTGACCTCGTCGCCCGGATCGGCGCTGCCGACCATCACCTCCAGCCGGGCGCGGGGCAGGGCGAGGTCGCGCAGGTTGGTCTGCACGGCACGGGCGAAACGGGGTGCGGCGGCCCGGCGGCCGGCGCCGACGACCCCTTCGGCCGCGGCGAGCGCCGCCCGAGCTCCCTCTCGCTCCGCTTCCAGGGCGGCCACCCGCTCCACGTGCGACTCGAGCTCGGCGCGCCGGGACCGTGCCGCCTCGGCGAAGGCGATGACGTCGGCGAGGGTGTCACCGTATTTTCGTCGCAGCCCGGCGAGCAGCTGACGCCGGTCGCGCACGGCAGCCAGTCGCGCCGGGTCGTCCTCCAGATGCTCGTGAGCCTGGCGGAGCTCGGTGGCGGCGTCGGCGAGCTCGGCCTCGAGCGACCGCAGGCGGGCCTCCACGTCGGCCAGGGGCGCCCGTCCGGCGACGGAGCCGACGGCCACGCCGAGCGCCTCGACGGCACCCGCGGTGCCACCGCGCGGCGGCGCCCCGGTGCCGTCGCCCCGGAGGGCAGCCAGCGCCGTCGCCGCGGCTTCGCGGTGAGCCGTGGCACCAGCCAGGGCCTCCTCCTCGCGTGCCAGGATCACGTCCTCGTCGGGATCGCCGAGCGCGGCACCGTCCAGCTCCTCCAGCTGGAACCCCAGCAGGTCGAGCTCGTGTGCCCGTGACCGGGCATCACCACCCAGCCCGCCCAGGCTCTCGTCGATCGACACCAGGCGAGCCCGCGCCTCGTCCACCGGCGCGTGGTCCACACCACCGAAGGCGTCCAGCGCGCCGCGCTGCGCGGCCTGGGCCAGCAGCGACTGGTGGGCGTGCTGGCCGTGCAGATCGACGAGCGCGGCCCCAGTCTCGGCCAGGACCGAGGCGGGGACCATTCGGGTGTCGAGCCACCCCCGCGACCGACCGCTCACCGGGACCGATCGGGCCAACACCAGCTCTTCGCCGCTGCTCTCGAAGCGACCCTCGACCACCGCCTCGTCGGCACCGGGTCGCACGAGGAGCGGGTCGGCCCGCCCGCCTACGAGCAGCTCCAGCGCCTCGACGAGCAGCGTCTTGCCGGCCCCCGTCTCGCCCGTGAGGGCGGTCATTCCCGGGCCGAGGACGACGTTGAGCCGCTCGATGACTCCCAGGTCGCGCACGCCGAGCTCGATGAGCATCAGCGGTCCGTGAGGTTGAACTTGGCCTTGAGGATCGAGTGGAAGTCGCGCCTGCCGAAGGTGACCAGCCGCGCCGGGTGAGGGCCGGCCCGGCACACGACGGCGTCACCGGGCTCGAGGTGCTCGACGCACGAGCCGTCGACCACGAGCACGGCCGAGCTTCCGGAGAGCAGCTCGAGGCGGAACGTCTCGCTCGGCCCCAGCACCAGGGGCCGGTCGAACAGCATGTGCGGCGAGACCGGCGTCACGATGATGGCACGCAGGTGTGGCGACACGATCGGGCCGCGCGCCGAGAGGTTGTAGGCGGTGGACCCGGTCGGCGTGGCCACCAGAATGCCGTCGGCAGCGTAGGTGAGGAAGGGTCGATCGGCGATGCTGGCCGCCAGCCGGACCGCGTACCCGGGCGGCACGGGCTTCTCCACGACCATCTCGTTGAGGGCCACCAGTGACCGCGTGGGTGGGACGCGTCGGTCCTCGTCGTCGGCGGCCGACGCCGCCCGGTGCACGACCACCTGGAGCGTCATTCGCTCCTCGACGCCGTAGTCGCCGGCCAGAAAGCGCTCGAGGGCTGCTTGCAGGCCCGCCGGCTCGACCTCGGTGAGGTAGCCCAGATGGCCCAGGTTCACTCCGAGGACGGGCACCCCCGCTGGAGATGCCAGCTCGACCGCGCGCAGCATGGTGCCGTCGCCGCCGAAGCTGACCGCCAGCTCGATGTCGTCGTCGGTCGCGGTGTCGGCCACGAACGGCTCGGCGTGGCCTTCGGCAACCCGCACCTGATGGCCCCTCTCCCGCAGCCAGGTGCCCACGCGACCGGCGAGCGCCACCGCTTCGGGCCGCTCGGGATGGATCACGAAGGCGACGTTGGCCATCACCCTTCTCCGGTGCGGCTGGCGGCCTGGGCGACGACTGCTGCGAGGTCGAGCCGGGGCTCGCCCGGGTCCGGGGGTCCGGACGACCCATCGGGACGGGCGTGGGCGCGGGCGTGCACGAGGAACTCGACGTTGCCACGGGCGCCGGTGAGCGGGGACACCATGGCCCCCATCATCGCGGCTCGGGCGCGACGAAAGGAGGAGCAGACCTCATCCAGGACCCTCGCCCACACCCGCGGGTCTCTCACCACGCCCTTCCCCCGGCTGGCTTCGGCGCGGCCGGCCTCGAACTGGGGCTTGACCAGCGCCACCACGTCGGCGTCCGCCGCGGCCAGCGCTCCGAGCAGCACCGGGGCCACCGTTCGCAGCGAGATGAACGACAGGTCGGCGACGACCACAGGAAAGGGGACCCCGCCCACCTGGTCCAGCCCGAGACTGCGCACGTTGGTGCGCTCCAGGACCATCACCCGCGGATCGCGCCGCAGCCGCTCGTCGAGCTGGCCCCGGCCCACGTCCACCGCCACGACCTCGGCGGCGCCCCGACTCAGCAGGCAGTCGACGAACCCCCCGGTCGACGACCCGGCGTCGAGGGCCCTGCGGCCGCGCACGTCGATCCCGAAGGACTGCAGGGCGGCGTCGAGCTTCTCGCCCCCGCGACTCACGAACGGCGGCGGGGGCCCGAGGAGCTCGATCGGCTCACCGGCCTAGACCAACCGCGCCGGCTTGACGGCCAAGGCACCGCCCACGATCACCTGACGACCGGCGATGGCGGCTCGGGCCCGGTCCCTGGTGGGCGACAGACCCCGACGGACAAGCTCTGCGTCGAGCCGGCGGCGGATCGGCTGGCTCAGGAACCTGCCTTCTTGGTCGTCTTCTTGGCCGTGGAGGCTCGCTTGGCGGGCGACTTCTTGGTCGCGGCCTTCGTGGCCGGCGCCTTCTTGGCTCTGGCGGCGGGAGCCTTCGTGGCCGTCGACTTCTTCGTCGTCTTCTTGGTCGCCTTCTTAGTCGTCTTCTTCGCCGGACCCTTCCGAGCCGCCGCCGGCGTCCGCGGCGTCAATCGGGTGACAAGACGCGAGACGTCGTCCCTCGTGACCAGGCTCATGGACGACAGCTGGCGAGAGACCTCGTCCCGAATGAGATCGAGGAGCGCCTCGGTGTTCTTCCGGCTGCGGTCGAGCACGTCGTCGACCCAACCCTGGGCCTGCTCCCGCTGCAGATCACCCAGGCGGACGAGCTCCCGCATCAGCTCCTCGGCTCGCTCCCTCGTGACGTGCGTGAATGACGCGCCCAGGTCGAGATAGCGACGAAACACTTCGTTTTGCTCCATGGAGCACACGCTATATGCGCCGACGCCCGCTGCATATAGCCAAATCGGCAGCAGGCGATGGAGCGACCGCTCAGTCTCCGCCCATGGAGGGAAACTGCTGTCCGGTGCGCCCCCGCGCCGCCACCGATCCCGGCTCGGCGTTGGTGACCCCGCCCGAGAGCTCGTCGGTCACGAGCGAAGCCAGATCCGCTGCCTCGGTGTCGGGAGCCGGATCGAGGCGGCCGTGGTTCGGGTCAGTGACCCCGCTCAGCACAAGTGCGAAGCGCGCTCCCAGTCGCCGGGCCAGCTTGCCGTCGGTGGAAGGGCGGTCGCCGACCACGACATCGACGGCGCCGAACCGTTCCCGCAGCAGGGACACGATCGGATCGTTCGGCTTGCCGGCCACCGTCGGGGTGGCGCCCGATGCATAGGCGACGGCCGCGAGTAGCGCTCCAGCACCCGGCAGCGGTCCGTGCGGCGTCGGATACGTGGCGTCGTCGTTGGTGGCGATGAGCCGCGCCCCGCCCAGGACGGCCGATACGGCCGCCGAGAGACCGGTGAAGTCGAACTCCCGGTGGAAGCCCACGACCACGGCGTCGCACCGTCCCGAGCGCACGGCCCGCACGCCCCGACGGGCCAGCGACTCCTCGACACCGGCGCCGGCGAACACCAGGGCCGTTGATCCGGGCTCGAGGAGCGAGGTCGCCGCCTCGGCCGAGGTGAGGACGTCGGATCGATTCACAGGGATGCCCATCTTGGTCAGCCTGGCCACGTAGTCGGTCACGCTGTGGGCCGAGTTGTTGGTCAGGAACACGACACGGTTCCCGTCGGCCCGCAGCCGGGAGACGGCGCCCGCGGCGCCAGGTATCGCGGTGTCGCCCAGCCAGACGACACCATCGAGGTCCAGAAGCCACACCATGGCGACATCCTCGCGCGGCCGGTGCCGCTTCGGTGTGCTACGCAGGTCCGGTGCCCCGCTTCGAGCCATTCCCCGGGCTGCGCTACCGACTGGACGCTCTCCACCGGCGCGGCGTGTCGCTCGACGACGTCATCGCCCCCCCGTACGACGTGATCGACGCCGCCGAGCGCGAGGCCCTCGCCGGGCGCAGCCCCTACAACGCAGTTCACGTCGAGCTTCCCGCCGACGACCCCGACCGCCACCTCGATCGGTACCAGGCGGCGCGTCACCTCCTCGACGCCTGGCGGTCCGAGGAGGTCATCGCCGAGGACGACGAGCCGTCGTTCTACCGCTACCAGATGAGCTATCGGGACGAGCACGGCGCATCCCGCCGGACATCGGGCGTCATCGGCGCGCTGGGCCTCCCCAGCTCCGGCGAGGCAGACGTCCTGCCCCACGAGCGGACCATGCCCAAGCCCAAGGGTGACCGTCTCCAGCTGCTCCGCGAGTGCAGGGCCAATCTGTCGCCAGTGTGGGGTCTGGCCCTGGCCCGAGGCCTGAGCCAGGCCGCGAACAGCCCGGAACCACCGGTTGCCAGCGCGACCGACGGCGACGGCGTCGAGCACCGGCTGTGGCGGATCACCGAGCGAGGCGGGATCGAGGCAGTAAAAGCCTCGGTGACGTCAGCGCCCGTGGTCATTGCCGACGGCCACCACCGGTTCGAGACGGCGCTGGCCTACCGAGAGGAGCGCCGGGCGGCCACGGGGGGACAGCCCGGCGACTACGACATGGTCATGGCGCTCGTGGTCGAGCTGGCCGAGGACCAGCTCGTCGTGCGCCCCATCCATCGCCTCCTCACGGGGCTACCGGATGGCTTCGACCTGCCGGAGGCGTTCGGCTCCCGCTTCTACGTCTCGCACCTCGACCACCCCGCCCCCCGACGGCTGGCCTCGGAGATCGCCGCCGAGGCCGCCATGGGCCTGGTCACGAAGGCCGGTACGTGGCTGCTCCGGCCTCGACCGGAGACCGTCGCCGCCGCCGGGATCGACGTCGACTCCGGCCTTCTCGACGTCGCCCTGGCGGAGCTTCCGACCCACGACGTGACCTACGAGCCCAGCTGGGAT comes from Acidimicrobiales bacterium and encodes:
- the trpS gene encoding tryptophan--tRNA ligase, which codes for MTRVLSGVQPTGDMHLGGYLGAVRQWVTDQHDHDAFYLIVDLHALTVDHDPAELRRRTLDVAAMLLASGLDPDVCTLFVQSHVPQHTQLTWLLECTATVGELRRMTQFKDKGGAQESVRASLLTYPVLQAADILLYDANRVPVGDDQRQHVELTRDLANRFNHRYGPTFTVPEAAIPRVAARVMDLQEPTRKMSKSVESPQGTIYIVDDPADIERKVKRAVTDSGADVVYDPAAKPGVSNLLELLGAATGRSPQEAAQGYSTYGPLKADVAAALIELLRPVRERHAKLAADPGAVEAILDNGSAKAELVASATYARASDAIGLLPRRGADK
- a CDS encoding HD domain-containing protein; this translates as MGHLARRFAGALSPAGPDPEAEKWVREILSDPELALWRRMSGPDRRHAVGVAHRVVAALGPGAATPGVRAAALLHDVGKVEAGLGTLGRVPATALGMVSGHRRAEHWARGRGPLRRVGRYLDHSRIGAELLERAGSDPLTVRWAAEHHLPTDRWHLPDPLAKALKAADDD
- a CDS encoding site-2 protease family protein, whose protein sequence is MNRGARQYQGIAVLLLIVLVYVVLSRHVLSVDTLVFLAVLIPSIILHEVSHGALALAFGDDTAKRAGRLTLNPLSHVDPFGTVILPALMLLVGFGAIGYAKPVPVNPGRLRHPRNESLLVSLVGPAVNIVLAVAAALAYRVVVGSTPILLDSHGFPQQTLPKVLLILGFANVILAVFNLIPIPPLDGSAVVERILPRSWWPGYLRIRQFSLPLVLILVLLAPQVLSRIFDPALNLWSHLLG
- a CDS encoding TraR/DksA C4-type zinc finger protein; the protein is MSNDAPTVDYRALLEEERAQLRDKLAELGFGDGGGLSYDANFADSSQVTAERGEAETLALQLREALAEVEHALDKLSQDTYGRCESCGKPIAAARLEAMPAARLCIDCASNR
- a CDS encoding site-specific tyrosine recombinase XerD, coding for MIVTVTADSLPIEETELSRSAEEFLSWLAVERGRAANTLSAYRRDLLAYEAFLRARQAPLGEVGEKVVQDYLVFLRASGRKPASVARALAAVRGFHRFCLDEGHTGADPTGDVERAPVPLGLPKALTEDEIGALLGAVVGNDPPARRDRAILEVLYGTGLRISELVGLSLSDLALQDGTLRAFGKGSKERLVPVGRCSRRALAEWLEPSGRGALVPRRWARRHDAEAVFLNLRGGRLTRQGAWAIVRLHGERVGLGARLSPHVLRHSCATHMLDHGADIRVVQEMLGHASISTTQVYTRVSADRLRQAYDRAHPRAGPTQGR
- a CDS encoding NUDIX hydrolase, with the protein product MSSTEPSGPPFRRLDEQLRYQGELISVATASFSGPDGDTFEREIVHHPGAVSMVPIVEEGTTVLLVRQFRAAVGTELLELPAGKRDVSGESPEATARRELEEEIGLRPGRLERLAHFYNSPGFSDEHSIVYLASELTPGRLDRQGVEERQMTVVSVGLAEIPELITSGAICDAKTIIGLCLARQTLVQ
- a CDS encoding CTP synthase produces the protein MAKHIFVTGGVASSLGKGLTASSLGRLLKARGLRVTMQKLDPYINVDPGTMNPFEHGEVFVTDDGGETDLDLGHYERFVDENLRRNSNSTTGSIYSSVIAKERRGDFLGKTVQVIPHVTDEIKDRITNLAADDVDVVITEVGGTVGDIEILPFLEAVRQFRKDVGRDNVCYVHLTLVPYIGPSGEQKTKPTQHSVTELRSRGIQPDVIVCRSDQPISEGLKRKISMLCDVPMEGVASAVDAENIYEIPLVLHAEGLDDYVCRLLHFDGPEHAVDLSPWEAMVDRIEAATTSVRIGLIGKYVNLPDAYLSVVEALRHAGFHHRAKVEIEWVQAEEVTGMLADGRLRDLDGIVIPGGFGERGVEGKVAAAGYAREHRIPCLGLCLGLQAMVIELSRNVALLAGANSREIDSCTPHPVIDLMDEQAEVTDLGGTMRLGSYVARLLPGSQVAAAYGEPVVSERHRHRYEVNPRYRMRLEEAGLLCSGTSPDDRLVEFVELPGHPFWVGTQAHPEFKSRPDRPHPLFRELVGAALSRARGRAPRLLDLDVVN
- the recN gene encoding DNA repair protein RecN yields the protein MLIELGVRDLGVIERLNVVLGPGMTALTGETGAGKTLLVEALELLVGGRADPLLVRPGADEAVVEGRFESSGEELVLARSVPVSGRSRGWLDTRMVPASVLAETGAALVDLHGQHAHQSLLAQAAQRGALDAFGGVDHAPVDEARARLVSIDESLGGLGGDARSRAHELDLLGFQLEELDGAALGDPDEDVILAREEEALAGATAHREAAATALAALRGDGTGAPPRGGTAGAVEALGVAVGSVAGRAPLADVEARLRSLEAELADAATELRQAHEHLEDDPARLAAVRDRRQLLAGLRRKYGDTLADVIAFAEAARSRRAELESHVERVAALEAEREGARAALAAAEGVVGAGRRAAAPRFARAVQTNLRDLALPRARLEVMVGSADPGDEVTFLLGANPGEPALPLAKVASGGELSRAMLATRLVLSEAPPTLVFDEVDAGVGGEAALAVGRALASLGGHHQVLVVTHLPQVAAFADHQVAVRKRERGGRTVAEVAPLDDAGRVVELSRMLSGLPESATGRHHAEELLTAAARERGR
- a CDS encoding NAD(+)/NADH kinase, which codes for MANVAFVIHPERPEAVALAGRVGTWLRERGHQVRVAEGHAEPFVADTATDDDIELAVSFGGDGTMLRAVELASPAGVPVLGVNLGHLGYLTEVEPAGLQAALERFLAGDYGVEERMTLQVVVHRAASAADDEDRRVPPTRSLVALNEMVVEKPVPPGYAVRLAASIADRPFLTYAADGILVATPTGSTAYNLSARGPIVSPHLRAIIVTPVSPHMLFDRPLVLGPSETFRLELLSGSSAVLVVDGSCVEHLEPGDAVVCRAGPHPARLVTFGRRDFHSILKAKFNLTDR
- a CDS encoding SAM-dependent methyltransferase; translated protein: MSRGGEKLDAALQSFGIDVRGRRALDAGSSTGGFVDCLLSRGAAEVVAVDVGRGQLDERLRRDPRVMVLERTNVRSLGLDQVGGVPFPVVVADLSFISLRTVAPVLLGALAAADADVVALVKPQFEAGRAEASRGKGVVRDPRVWARVLDEVCSSFRRARAAMMGAMVSPLTGARGNVEFLVHARAHARPDGSSGPPDPGEPRLDLAAVVAQAASRTGEG
- a CDS encoding phasin family protein, translating into MLPIWLYAAGVGAYSVCSMEQNEVFRRYLDLGASFTHVTRERAEELMRELVRLGDLQREQAQGWVDDVLDRSRKNTEALLDLIRDEVSRQLSSMSLVTRDDVSRLVTRLTPRTPAAARKGPAKKTTKKATKKTTKKSTATKAPAARAKKAPATKAATKKSPAKRASTAKKTTKKAGS